In a genomic window of Pangasianodon hypophthalmus isolate fPanHyp1 chromosome 19, fPanHyp1.pri, whole genome shotgun sequence:
- the LOC117599745 gene encoding fatty acid-binding protein, brain-like → MDAFFGSWKFVKSTKEEIRNVVKLITPLITISQEDDRLVIKSDSVIGKRENKFRFGEEFQEETTPDKFCTSVINLEGEKLVQVQKDESREITTVREIQDGKLIMTLTCDEVTAVLTFEKV, encoded by the exons ATGGATGCCTTTTTTGGGAGCTGGAAATTTGTCAAAA GTACtaaagaagaaataagaaatgtcGTAAAATTAATCACACCACTCATCACCATTTCCCAAGAGGACGACCGACTGGTGATTAAGTCAGACTCCGTCATTggtaagagagaaaataagtTCAGATTCGGAGAAGAGTTTCAGGAGGAAACAACACCTGACAAATTTTGCACA AGTGTTATAAACCTGGAAGGAGAAAAACTCGTCCAGGTGCAGAAGGATGAGAGTAGAGAGATCACGACTGTCCGAGAGATCCAGGATGGGAAACTGATCATG ACTCTGACATGCGATGAAGTCACAGCAGTACTCACATTTGAGAAGGTGTAA
- the LOC113524821 gene encoding fatty acid-binding protein, brain-like — protein MEAFFGSWKFVRSENFDEFLTVAGIEEEMRNVIKVLKPIITISQEDDRLVIKSDSVIGKRENKFRFGEEFQEETTPDKFCTSVINLEGEKLVQVQKDESREITTVREIQDGKLIMTLTCDEVTAVVTYEKV, from the exons ATGGAAGCCTTCTTTGGAAGCTGGAAATTTGTCAGAAGTGAAAACTTTGATGAGTTTCTGACAGTAGCTG GTATTGAAGAGGAAATGAGAAATGTCATAAAAGTACTTAAACCAATCATCACCATTTCCCAAGAGGACGACCGACTGGTGATTAAGTCAGACTCCGTCATTggtaagagagaaaataagtTCAGATTCGGAGAAGAGTTTCAGGAGGAAACAACACCTGACAAATTTTGCACA AGTGTTATAAACCTGGAAGGAGAAAAACTCGTCCAGGTGCAGAAGGATGAGAGTAGAGAGATCACGACTGTCCGAGAGATCCAGGATGGGAAACTGATCATG ACTCTGACATGCGATGAAGTCACAGCAGTAGTTACATATGAGAAGGTGTAA